The region GCCACCTGGAGCCGGCTGGATTCCCTGATTTGGCCCACCTTGATTCATTCCTCCCGGCTGTGGTCCGACAGGCTGTGGCCCATAGGAGGGGCTGGCTGGCCCGGGATTGAAGTGCTGATAACCCACATTTGTCCCATTACTGCCAGAACCATAAGGTGGTACCTGATAATGTCCCGTATCAGGAGTGCCTTCGATGCGGTTGTACCAGAAGAACTCGTGATCGCCTGGATAAGTGACTTCGAAGCCCGGAACAGGAGGCACTTCTTCGGGATCCATGGGTCGCACAATGTCGGGAGTAATCAGAATGAGCAGTTCGTTTTCGTCCTGAGTTTTCTCTTTGCGACTGAAGAGAGCTGGTCCAATCTTTGGGATATCTCCCAGGAAGGGAATCTTCGAGATGTTGGTCTTCATCAGGTGAGAATACAGACCAGCCAGCGCGAGAGTCTGACCTTCGCGCATTTCGACAGTGGTATCAATGCGGCGGGCGTTGGTACCGGGAATCCCTTGGACCGAGTTCGCCTGGTTCAGATCACTGTATTCCGCGATGGTCGACAAGCGGATGAGATCGCGATCCAGAACTGTGGGTGTGACGAGCACTGATGTCCCGAAACCACGGAAAGTCGTGGACTGACCTTGTGCACCGGCAATACCGATAATCGTGGGAACAGCAAATTCACCACCAGCCAGAAAACGGGCCTGGCGACCACTGAGAACAGTTAAACGTGGTTCCACCAGTATCTTGCCGATGCCGTTCGTCTTGAGCCAATCGAGCAGAATCGAGACGTCGCCGTTATCGAAGATACCACCCAGCGTCGCGGCCCCGCCCGTTAGTGACGATTCAATTAACTGGCTGCCATTAAAGAGTACGGAGATATCGGCCCCGGCTTTAAACATTTCTGAACGGTTCAGTTCGGCGATACGAACTGTGAGGCTCACCTGGAACTCACCTGGAACTCGCAGCTCATTGATAATGAAACCAGCTGCGAGGTCGGAGGCTCCACCGAAACTGTTACCAATTCCACCGATGGCACCGTTATCGATCGTGCTGGATCCACCACCGAGATCACCGCCAAGACCGCCCAGGAAAGGTTGTGGGCCGCCCAGTGAACCTTCCTGATTGATGACTTCACCGCGCACGATACTCAGAATGTGAGCGGCTTCTTCCGCATCGCGGGCTTGTCCGCGGACGACAATCTTGTATGACATGGGGATGAGGTAAACCTTGCTGTTGGGGAACAAGGTCTGCAGTTTCTTTTCGAGCTTGCCATAATCGAGACGGCGCTGGAAATCGAGAGCTGGATCGCGAATGACTTTCACGAGATAAATGAGTGGTTCGGCGGCACCTTCAAACCAGAGGGTAAGAGTTGTCGTTCCTCGAGAAACACCAATAATGGAAATTTCTCGGGGGCCGTATTGCACGACATCGATCACGTTCGGGTCGGCAATGGCCGCACGAATGACGTTGGCACGAGTGACGATCAACTGGCTGCGGCGATGAATCACTTCGAGGTCTTCTTCGGAAGACGGCATCGATTCAATCAGCCGGTGGAGTTGCCGGGCCGTATCCGACTGGTTGGAGTCCTGTACTGTGCGAACTGGCACGGCCCGCTGTGGCAACGGTAATGCATTGACAGCAGGGACGGGTTGATACTGGACAGGTTGGATGTTGCCACGCGGAATCTGGATTTCACCATTCCGACTGGCAGGCACCTGATACTGCGTATTAACGACGGGATATCCATACCCGGCGGGTGACTGCGGATGGGACGGAGTTTGCCCTGGTTGTCTCTGGTCCTGATAGCCCTGAGCTTCAGGGGCATACCCGGCTGGTGCCATCTGCTGCTGAGAATAGGAAGCAGAATGCCCGCCATAATTTTGAGCGAGGCAGGTGCTCGTCCCTACAAGACAAAGCAGCAATGCCTGAATTCCTTGCCGGAGCGAATCGTGCCATGTGAGGCGCAAGAGACCGCTGTCGGTTTTATGACCATCGCGATACAGCTCTGCCCGCGTCGGCTTGTAAACGGTCAACATCCGTGTTGCTCCTGCTCGCTTCGAAAGCATCCTTGCCTTGAAGCAGACATTCACCTTACCTCGGCAAGAAAAGCTCTTACATTTTCCGCAGTTGAGAATCTGGTCAGAAATGACCAGAAGGAACTCAGCCTGCTGAAGGAAAATGTATTCGCCTTGTGTCGGGTTTGCCTGAGATATCGTTAGTCAATGTGAGTGCAGACTCTGGGGAGACGCTCTCACCGTATCATCATGTATCGGCGGTAGAATTCTGATGCCATCAAGCGAAGTGAGTCATGTTCCTCAGTTGCTTTTGTCGTAACGGAAAGAGGCGACATAATTGAAAAAGTTCCCGCAAGCCCCCTGTATTGCCCAGGGGCCATGAGTTTCACCTCCCACAAGCAATAACTGCCTGTGGGAGGTGATTTAGAACTTTGCAGGTCGATGATTCAGGATGCTGAGGCATCTTCTGCCGGAGTCATCTGCTTACCACGCGTAATTTGTATCCCGGTTGTAGACTGCTCGACCGGGGTAGTACCAGGGAGCCCGGTAGGAGTAGTAAGGGAACCGATAGTGACCATGCACCTGATTGCGATGAAACCCGGGGCCGAAGTGGTCAACGTAGGGATCGCCGGAAATTGTAGATCGCTCGTTTCCATCGTAATAGTAGGGTGAGCCGATTCTGGCGTCGTAACCACCTGGCTGGAAATACTTGGCCCCCGAGGCATAGCCTGACTGATAAGTGGGGCCAGGCAACGCCGGGCTGGGCAGTCTGCCTTGAACCTGACCGTTAGGTGCAAGACCATA is a window of Planctopirus limnophila DSM 3776 DNA encoding:
- a CDS encoding pilus assembly protein N-terminal domain-containing protein, whose amino-acid sequence is MLTVYKPTRAELYRDGHKTDSGLLRLTWHDSLRQGIQALLLCLVGTSTCLAQNYGGHSASYSQQQMAPAGYAPEAQGYQDQRQPGQTPSHPQSPAGYGYPVVNTQYQVPASRNGEIQIPRGNIQPVQYQPVPAVNALPLPQRAVPVRTVQDSNQSDTARQLHRLIESMPSSEEDLEVIHRRSQLIVTRANVIRAAIADPNVIDVVQYGPREISIIGVSRGTTTLTLWFEGAAEPLIYLVKVIRDPALDFQRRLDYGKLEKKLQTLFPNSKVYLIPMSYKIVVRGQARDAEEAAHILSIVRGEVINQEGSLGGPQPFLGGLGGDLGGGSSTIDNGAIGGIGNSFGGASDLAAGFIINELRVPGEFQVSLTVRIAELNRSEMFKAGADISVLFNGSQLIESSLTGGAATLGGIFDNGDVSILLDWLKTNGIGKILVEPRLTVLSGRQARFLAGGEFAVPTIIGIAGAQGQSTTFRGFGTSVLVTPTVLDRDLIRLSTIAEYSDLNQANSVQGIPGTNARRIDTTVEMREGQTLALAGLYSHLMKTNISKIPFLGDIPKIGPALFSRKEKTQDENELLILITPDIVRPMDPEEVPPVPGFEVTYPGDHEFFWYNRIEGTPDTGHYQVPPYGSGSNGTNVGYQHFNPGPASPSYGPQPVGPQPGGMNQGGPNQGIQPAPGGYSVPQHAYPPTPGPAQPRPSTPLMPTPISSNNNGSQGNRSGYTPGSRYPGNQPSSQIQQTGMQQAETAGQPGNPYGRGGYSAPSASSAGSGAGRR